CATCTACAAGAGCAGCCAGAGAACCATAAACACATTTGTCGACCCTCGGAACCTACTAGTAACGTGTGCATATTAACTGGGTACATGGTACCCCCGGGGAAGCGCTCCGAAGAGGCGACCTGCTGGCCTGCGAGGTGCAGCTGTCCTTCCAGCAAGACTCCGCCAGCCGTGCCCTGTCCCTTTGTTACTGAACTTGTGCCTTCTCCTCAAGGAGGCCAGAGCCTCGGTCACAGGCCCACCTGGAGAGCAGGCTGCGCCCCTGCCTGCCCATCCCCACTCTTGCAGACGTCCGTCCGGCAGAGAACATACCTGGAGATGATTTGGTGGAAAGCGTAGCGGAAGTCTCGGTTCCGGTAGGCGTAGACAATGGGATTGACGACCGAGTTGGCGTGCGACAGGAGGATGGCCGTGTTCATGGCCCACTTGGGCTTCTCCTTGGCCCAGGCTGGCTGAAAGAGCGTGGCACAGTTGATGGCGTGTACCGGCAGCCAGCACAGAGCAAAGATCCCAACAATCACGGCCAGGGACTTGGCCGCGTGGATCTCCCGCTGGAGGACGGTCCTCGAGTGGTCCATGAGCTCCATGCGCTGGAGCTGCCTGCAGGCCACCAGGAAGATCTTGACGTAGATGACCAGCATTATGAGCAGCGGGGGCAGGACGCACCCAAAGAAATTGAAGTACACCATGTAGCTCATGGGGACCACGTTCTCAAAAAGACACTTCACAAGGCAGCAGCTTGCGTTTGTGGTCCCATCCCAGGGCTCCGTGCAATTGGTGGCACTGTCTTTACTGTTCCACCCCAGGAACGGGGTCAGGCCGATGCCAAAGGCAAGGACCCAGAGGACAGCAATGACTCCTCTTGCTCGGGCCCCGGTGACCAAACTCTTATACCTGTTGAAAAGAACATCAGCTGTTACCGTCAGCTTACAGCGCTCtgccaccaaagtccaggaccccACCTCTGCTTTTTGTTCCTTTACCCCTAACAGCCTCTACCGTTCAGCCTCAGAGGGCACCGTGGCCTTTTACCCTCAACACTAACAGCTTGCAAACAGGTATAAACAGCTTTGCTCTAACAAGCTCAATAAGATTTTCATTCTTAATAACTCACCTCTGTCTAATGACAAATCATGGTCAAGGAGAACAAGTGGAGAATTCTTAA
This is a stretch of genomic DNA from Eschrichtius robustus isolate mEscRob2 chromosome 20, mEscRob2.pri, whole genome shotgun sequence. It encodes these proteins:
- the ADORA2B gene encoding adenosine receptor A2b translates to MPLELAQAALYVVLELALAALAVAGNVLVCAAVGASSALQTPTNYFLVSLAAADVAVGLFAIPFAVTISLGFCTDFHSCLFLACFVLVVTQSSIFSLLAVAVDRYLAVRVPLRYKSLVTGARARGVIAVLWVLAFGIGLTPFLGWNSKDSATNCTEPWDGTTNASCCLVKCLFENVVPMSYMVYFNFFGCVLPPLLIMLVIYVKIFLVACRQLQRMELMDHSRTVLQREIHAAKSLAVIVGIFALCWLPVHAINCATLFQPAWAKEKPKWAMNTAILLSHANSVVNPIVYAYRNRDFRYAFHQIISRYVLCRTDVCKSGDGQAGAQPALQVGL